Proteins co-encoded in one Flavobacteriaceae bacterium MAR_2009_75 genomic window:
- a CDS encoding nucleotidyltransferase AbiEii toxin of type IV toxin-antitoxin system: protein MKLHENEPLFRQAVQVTAERMGILDIYIEKDYWVCYGLKLIFDSAIKDEVIFKGGTALSKCYKFIERFSEDIDLVVIRREEETGNQLKTKLKKITKEITAPFVEVEMEGITNKMGMIRKIAYNYPKIFKGDYGQVRDAIIIEATWLGYFEPYTKRILNTYIYDMMNATNQIPLAEEYGLLPFEAFVLDSRRTLCEKIMSLVRFSHTEKPIIDLNAKIRHVYDIHQLFKDETVQQFFTSDDFETMLLKVAHDDLQSFKNNNDWLKHHPTEALIFKEPEETWNQLKDTYQNDFSFLVYGEPPKEESILLTIIELSNRLAQIQWKIEF, encoded by the coding sequence ATGAAACTGCACGAGAACGAACCACTTTTCAGACAAGCGGTACAGGTAACCGCAGAGCGGATGGGTATTTTAGATATCTATATCGAAAAGGACTATTGGGTATGCTATGGCCTAAAACTGATCTTCGATAGTGCTATTAAAGATGAAGTAATATTTAAGGGAGGTACGGCCTTGTCAAAGTGCTATAAATTCATCGAACGTTTTTCCGAGGATATTGATTTGGTCGTAATACGAAGAGAAGAAGAGACAGGAAACCAATTAAAAACTAAGCTCAAAAAAATAACTAAGGAAATAACCGCACCATTTGTAGAAGTTGAAATGGAAGGGATTACCAACAAAATGGGAATGATTCGAAAGATAGCCTATAACTACCCAAAAATTTTTAAAGGAGATTATGGGCAGGTACGGGATGCCATTATAATAGAAGCAACATGGCTAGGCTATTTTGAACCGTACACTAAAAGAATACTTAATACCTATATCTATGATATGATGAATGCCACCAATCAAATACCATTGGCGGAAGAATATGGCCTATTGCCTTTTGAAGCATTTGTATTGGATTCTCGAAGAACGCTTTGTGAAAAGATAATGAGCTTGGTTCGGTTTTCACATACCGAGAAACCAATTATCGACCTGAATGCTAAAATCAGGCATGTTTACGATATTCATCAATTATTCAAGGATGAAACGGTTCAACAGTTTTTTACTTCGGACGATTTTGAAACAATGCTCCTAAAAGTAGCCCATGACGACTTGCAAAGTTTTAAGAACAACAACGATTGGTTAAAGCACCACCCAACAGAAGCGTTGATTTTTAAAGAACCTGAAGAAACGTGGAACCAACTTAAAGACACCTATCAGAATGATTTTAGCTTTTTGGTTTATGGGGAGCCGCCAAAAGAGGAAAGCATTTTGTTGACGATTATAGAATTGTCTAATAGGTTGGCTCAAATACAATGGAAAATAGAATTCTAA
- a CDS encoding superfamily I DNA and/or RNA helicase, producing the protein MEITERLLIELQNRLKVGSRRGVHLNAIPARSRYKFDFTRLSHIDENLPNNFINSLLTELPLKFKVSWKDNVPDLNSLFEEDQTQLVKITKSFENLINQTDAIESEKGLNTFGFGFPLLVRRDQSDNKLTVAPILIWSLRIRRTKEFNTWEILRNEDDPIYINEVLINHLQSDSKIEIDQISSEHLDDGLIDRNELLEICVNIIEAINSTTPNDLRQTFEKKLDEIKSIPDKKYYEKLPLTSNNSFIDFGGLFSIFEVQKQNIIHDYGNLLELKGATIGLEDMDKHFFQPISSVETDPSQQGILHSLKTSRNILIQGPPGTGKSQSLTAILVNALENQKKTIVVCEKRTALEVLYNALNEKGLNYQSILIKDIIKDRRLAVDSVRDRVDNSSYRKYRYTHSKETLDNIIQKSQALIDAINKRHQKLDEKLIGNKNWTNVVGSLLSELKDNSEESNLDLAKDSFSYESTELNRLLELIRKGQNLHNEYKLHKDLSFLNSSKLIGDNPFIIEQQIQEDFLYYKKELEAIREQVLAYEQEFYNIRNEELNQQEDGIAKISSSLLKIFSKYKKAEDFYNEEKTKSFIYKAVSIFSKSKKTIINDQFKVNTSYVVIQNTTKASKDLKTIIYAKTIADKELSLEKYKSVIQNTKKDFQSKIETEFGAIDILQPLAAEFETELLISIKDKIISLKTKILEDNWSDFELNQTSYRSFVEAIEKLIESKESFFENENDLFSIEFKWFQYYNSLSTEDVLVIDQLIGKEDWRKTFLIFYLNSMLVNSANMDLPTNDNDHVELEKSLSEIEKEQIKYIREYWFSEQIDATRDFDNRNPDIAVENLYNKRASNKHKRLSLREIVKLDMDLFTTFFPIILTTPDVASNLFKGQNQYFDIVMFDEASQLKLEDNLPALLKGKQIVIAGDEHQMPPSNYFSKIFDGTIDDEDEFEEEEDRIKNTLGNSMLDCESLLDFASILGFEKKHLDFHYRSRHPYLIDYSNHAFYNQRLKPLPNSFDYIPINYVPVNGTYSDNSNDAEAETVLSIIDNNISRLPDGKYPTVGVATFNINQRNLILGKINERRKFERFRDFNEKIVELEENGFFVKNLENIQGDERDVIILSTTYGINKEGKFAQRFGSINHQKGYKLLNVIITRAKYKVYVCSSIPQEVFLNYKEHLITEGSNNRRGAFYAYLAYAKAVSDQDNEARISVLNTLAENSTKSTSIDNFNEDLESPFEEEVYEALTEHFDHGKIIPQLQFAGFRIDIIYDTKNIGLPKIAIECDGAEYHSSQEAYLYDRHRQKILEGHGFVFHRIWSTNWWRNPQKETQKLVDFINNIENSNPSIFEDKSKTGLAFTDNITIIENEIAKVAPSLQKDLKETIKAVTQKEDFQTELFKETIALNSKVKVKYLNIDKDLKVHLVEHTVSKAEKSNGIQKINIKSPLGTALTGKAVGDTVKIGDLDKYVRILKIIN; encoded by the coding sequence ATGGAAATAACCGAAAGGTTACTAATTGAATTACAAAATCGATTAAAAGTTGGTAGCCGAAGAGGTGTTCATCTAAATGCCATACCTGCACGTTCAAGGTATAAGTTTGACTTTACCAGACTTTCTCACATTGACGAGAATCTACCAAACAATTTTATCAATTCTTTACTCACAGAATTACCTTTAAAATTTAAAGTCAGTTGGAAAGACAATGTTCCTGATTTGAATTCGCTTTTTGAAGAAGATCAAACCCAATTGGTAAAAATCACAAAGTCATTCGAAAACCTGATCAACCAAACAGACGCTATAGAATCTGAAAAAGGTCTCAACACTTTTGGTTTTGGTTTCCCGTTGCTCGTAAGACGAGACCAGTCGGACAACAAATTGACTGTTGCCCCAATTTTAATTTGGTCATTGCGTATCAGACGAACAAAAGAGTTTAATACGTGGGAAATACTGCGAAATGAGGACGACCCGATTTATATTAATGAAGTATTAATCAATCACTTGCAAAGCGATTCTAAAATTGAAATTGACCAAATTTCTAGCGAACACTTGGATGATGGCTTAATTGACAGAAATGAGCTTTTGGAGATTTGTGTAAATATCATTGAGGCAATAAATAGCACAACTCCAAATGACCTACGACAGACATTTGAGAAAAAGCTTGATGAAATTAAATCCATTCCAGATAAAAAATACTATGAAAAACTACCATTAACTTCAAATAACTCATTTATAGACTTTGGTGGTCTGTTTTCCATTTTTGAAGTTCAAAAACAAAATATAATCCACGATTATGGGAATTTACTTGAACTGAAAGGTGCAACTATTGGCCTTGAAGATATGGACAAACACTTTTTTCAACCTATTTCATCAGTTGAAACCGACCCATCTCAACAAGGCATTTTACATTCTTTAAAAACATCTAGGAATATTCTTATTCAAGGGCCTCCAGGAACGGGGAAGAGTCAATCACTAACGGCTATTTTAGTAAATGCACTTGAAAACCAAAAAAAGACGATTGTGGTTTGCGAAAAACGAACTGCTTTAGAAGTCTTGTATAATGCTTTGAATGAAAAAGGTCTGAATTATCAATCTATTTTAATCAAAGACATCATAAAGGATAGAAGACTTGCTGTCGATTCAGTTAGAGATAGAGTTGACAATTCTTCGTATCGAAAATACCGATACACTCATTCCAAAGAAACTTTAGACAACATTATTCAAAAATCTCAAGCTCTAATTGATGCAATAAACAAGAGACATCAGAAATTAGACGAAAAATTGATTGGCAATAAGAATTGGACGAATGTTGTCGGTTCTTTGCTTTCCGAATTAAAGGACAATTCAGAAGAATCTAATCTGGATTTGGCAAAAGACAGTTTTTCTTATGAGTCTACTGAACTCAATAGATTGCTTGAATTGATTCGAAAAGGTCAAAATCTTCACAACGAATACAAACTTCACAAAGATTTATCTTTTTTAAACTCCTCAAAATTAATTGGAGATAATCCTTTCATTATCGAACAGCAAATACAAGAAGACTTTTTATACTATAAGAAGGAACTTGAAGCCATCCGAGAACAAGTTTTAGCCTATGAGCAAGAGTTCTACAACATTAGAAATGAGGAGTTAAACCAACAAGAAGACGGCATTGCTAAAATTTCTAGCTCACTTTTGAAAATCTTCTCTAAATATAAGAAAGCAGAAGATTTCTACAATGAAGAAAAAACCAAAAGTTTTATTTATAAAGCTGTTTCAATTTTCTCTAAATCAAAAAAAACAATCATTAACGACCAGTTCAAAGTAAACACTTCGTATGTCGTAATCCAAAATACAACAAAGGCAAGCAAAGACCTCAAAACTATTATTTACGCCAAAACCATTGCCGACAAAGAATTAAGCCTTGAAAAGTACAAATCTGTCATTCAGAACACTAAAAAAGATTTTCAGAGCAAAATTGAAACCGAGTTCGGAGCCATAGACATTCTTCAACCTCTTGCGGCGGAATTTGAAACCGAGTTATTAATTTCAATTAAAGACAAAATTATTAGTTTAAAAACAAAAATCCTTGAAGACAATTGGAGTGATTTCGAACTGAATCAAACTTCTTATAGGTCCTTTGTTGAGGCTATTGAAAAATTGATTGAATCTAAAGAATCGTTTTTTGAAAATGAAAACGACCTTTTTTCCATTGAATTCAAATGGTTTCAGTATTACAATTCCCTTTCAACAGAAGACGTACTAGTAATAGACCAACTGATTGGAAAGGAAGATTGGCGAAAAACGTTTCTAATTTTCTACCTCAATTCAATGCTCGTAAACTCGGCAAATATGGACTTGCCAACGAACGATAACGACCACGTAGAATTAGAAAAATCATTGTCCGAAATTGAAAAAGAACAGATAAAATACATTAGGGAATATTGGTTTTCCGAACAAATTGATGCAACAAGGGATTTCGATAACAGAAATCCAGATATCGCAGTTGAAAATCTGTACAACAAAAGAGCAAGCAACAAGCATAAAAGATTGTCTTTGCGAGAAATCGTAAAGTTGGATATGGATTTGTTCACTACGTTTTTCCCAATTATTCTTACTACACCTGACGTAGCCAGCAATCTTTTTAAGGGACAAAATCAATATTTTGACATTGTAATGTTCGATGAGGCCAGTCAATTAAAATTGGAGGATAACTTACCTGCACTTCTAAAAGGAAAGCAAATAGTCATTGCAGGAGACGAGCATCAAATGCCTCCTTCAAACTATTTCAGCAAAATATTTGACGGTACAATTGATGACGAAGACGAATTTGAAGAGGAAGAAGACAGGATTAAAAATACGTTGGGCAACTCAATGTTGGATTGTGAATCGCTTCTTGACTTCGCATCTATTCTAGGTTTTGAAAAAAAACATTTGGATTTTCATTATCGTTCAAGACATCCTTATTTAATAGACTATTCCAATCATGCATTTTATAATCAACGCTTAAAGCCACTTCCGAATAGTTTCGATTACATTCCGATTAATTATGTTCCCGTAAATGGCACTTATTCCGATAATTCAAATGATGCAGAAGCGGAAACAGTTTTATCGATTATTGACAACAACATTTCCCGATTACCTGATGGCAAATATCCGACTGTTGGAGTAGCAACCTTTAACATCAACCAGCGAAACCTCATTTTGGGAAAAATCAATGAAAGACGAAAATTTGAACGTTTTAGGGATTTTAATGAAAAAATTGTTGAATTAGAAGAAAACGGATTTTTTGTAAAAAATTTAGAAAACATTCAAGGAGACGAAAGAGACGTAATAATTCTTTCAACGACCTATGGAATCAACAAAGAAGGGAAATTTGCCCAGCGATTCGGCTCAATTAACCATCAAAAAGGTTATAAGCTATTAAATGTTATCATTACGAGAGCAAAATATAAGGTATATGTTTGTTCGTCAATTCCGCAAGAAGTCTTTTTGAACTACAAAGAACATTTGATTACCGAAGGTTCTAATAACAGAAGAGGAGCTTTTTATGCCTATTTAGCGTATGCCAAAGCAGTAAGCGACCAAGATAATGAAGCGAGAATTTCCGTCTTAAACACATTGGCAGAAAATTCAACAAAAAGCACGTCTATTGACAATTTCAATGAAGACCTCGAATCTCCATTTGAAGAAGAAGTTTACGAAGCCCTGACCGAACATTTTGACCATGGCAAAATTATCCCTCAACTCCAATTTGCTGGTTTCAGAATCGACATAATTTATGACACTAAAAATATAGGATTGCCAAAAATAGCAATAGAATGTGATGGTGCAGAATATCATTCTAGTCAAGAAGCCTATTTATACGATAGACATAGACAAAAGATTCTTGAGGGACACGGTTTTGTTTTTCATAGAATTTGGAGTACAAATTGGTGGAGGAATCCACAAAAAGAAACACAAAAATTGGTGGACTTCATAAATAATATTGAAAATAGTAATCCTTCAATCTTTGAAGATAAATCGAAAACTGGTCTTGCATTTACGGACAACATAACCATTATCGAAAATGAAATTGCTAAAGTCGCTCCGAGCCTACAAAAAGACTTGAAAGAAACCATTAAAGCCGTTACCCAAAAAGAAGATTTTCAAACTGAATTATTTAAAGAAACCATTGCCTTAAATAGCAAAGTTAAAGTCAAATATTTGAATATCGACAAAGATTTGAAAGTTCATTTAGTCGAGCATACTGTATCAAAAGCAGAAAAGTCAAATGGAATACAAAAAATAAATATCAAATCTCCACTGGGAACCGCACTAACAGGAAAAGCCGTTGGAGATACTGTAAAAATAGGAGACTTAGATAAATATGTTAGGATTTTAAAAATTATTAATTAG
- a CDS encoding integrase-like protein — MSVQLRSRKLKSGEKSLYLDIHHNGERWREFLKIRLSPKDADRIEKKRLADKIRANRELEILSDESGHVPRHLKNQNFYLFAEHFIKTYKFKDVRIVASAVEKFKLAIDNPRLKISQVTPSIMEVYKDYLIHDAGLAGETAHNYFTRFKKVLRSAKIQGYLKTMPTEDIRFSNPNKDDTLRKQVLDGEELQKLANTHCGNSEVKKAFLFACYTSLGFAEIRELTWGNINKSRLITHRKKTGELINNRLNPTALAILGTLKKKNDFVFNVQNLSINGLNKTIGYWVQRAEINKHITFYCARHTFACLLLMNGANLKTVADAMGHSSTKSTLKYLNFINKLQDEAIDNLPALKIA; from the coding sequence ATGTCTGTACAATTAAGAAGTAGGAAACTAAAATCAGGAGAAAAAAGTTTGTATTTGGATATACATCACAATGGAGAACGATGGCGGGAATTTCTCAAAATTAGATTGTCGCCAAAAGATGCTGACCGAATTGAAAAGAAAAGGTTAGCGGATAAAATAAGGGCAAATCGAGAATTGGAAATACTTTCTGATGAATCGGGTCATGTACCACGTCATTTAAAAAATCAAAACTTCTATTTATTTGCGGAACACTTCATCAAGACGTACAAGTTTAAAGATGTTCGAATCGTTGCTAGTGCAGTTGAAAAATTCAAACTGGCAATAGATAACCCAAGGTTAAAAATTTCTCAAGTTACCCCTTCCATAATGGAAGTTTATAAAGACTATTTGATACATGACGCAGGACTTGCAGGAGAAACGGCTCATAACTACTTTACGCGGTTCAAGAAAGTTTTAAGGTCGGCCAAAATTCAAGGGTATTTAAAAACGATGCCTACGGAAGATATTCGATTTTCGAACCCCAATAAGGACGATACGCTAAGAAAACAAGTGCTTGATGGAGAAGAGCTACAGAAACTGGCCAATACACATTGTGGTAATTCAGAAGTAAAGAAAGCCTTCCTGTTCGCCTGTTATACTTCGTTAGGTTTTGCTGAAATCAGGGAATTAACTTGGGGGAACATCAACAAAAGTCGTTTGATAACACATAGAAAAAAGACAGGCGAATTGATTAATAATCGATTGAACCCGACTGCGCTGGCTATACTCGGTACACTTAAAAAAAAGAATGATTTTGTTTTTAACGTTCAGAATCTTAGTATTAATGGTCTCAACAAAACCATCGGTTATTGGGTTCAGCGGGCGGAAATCAATAAACATATTACCTTTTATTGTGCCAGACATACATTTGCCTGTTTGCTGCTTATGAACGGTGCAAACCTAAAAACGGTGGCCGATGCCATGGGGCACAGCTCTACGAAAAGCACATTAAAATATTTAAACTTCATCAACAAACTGCAAGACGAGGCCATTGACAATCTTCCAGCTTTAAAGATTGCTTAA
- a CDS encoding relaxase/mobilization nuclease-like protein, which translates to MIGMGKSISHTGASMGYGWNEEKEAEVVYREHLAGDNPKEITQEFKIIQSQNHRCKKNTLSFVLSPTIEDGKELKEKELKEITERFIKEMKLQERQAIAFVHRDKQHIHVHLYVNRIGFDGKAYKDNYIGKRSQMAAEQVAKQMGLTTVKEVQQEKLNEIQNIRTEIKRIHEKVIADMKPKDFDQYIKYMKQRNVAVIPSITKSNQLRGFRFEYKGQNLKGSEVHRSMSMGRIAEKIGFDRNAAQKLAKENRLTMLGKTVGLSPNLAASIAKKAIKIGVKKTIGLGMEI; encoded by the coding sequence ATGATAGGCATGGGGAAATCCATATCGCATACAGGAGCTTCCATGGGTTATGGATGGAACGAAGAGAAAGAAGCCGAAGTGGTCTATCGCGAACATTTGGCAGGGGACAATCCCAAAGAGATTACACAAGAATTCAAGATCATACAATCACAAAACCATCGATGTAAAAAGAACACCTTGAGTTTCGTGCTTAGTCCCACAATAGAAGATGGAAAGGAATTAAAAGAAAAAGAACTGAAAGAAATTACCGAAAGATTTATCAAAGAAATGAAACTACAGGAACGGCAGGCGATTGCCTTTGTCCATCGGGACAAACAGCATATCCATGTCCATCTATATGTGAATAGAATCGGTTTTGACGGCAAGGCCTATAAGGACAATTATATCGGGAAACGCAGCCAAATGGCCGCCGAACAAGTGGCAAAGCAAATGGGACTTACTACGGTCAAGGAAGTCCAACAGGAAAAATTAAACGAGATTCAAAATATTAGAACCGAAATCAAACGAATACATGAAAAGGTTATTGCAGATATGAAGCCCAAGGATTTTGACCAATACATCAAGTACATGAAACAAAGAAATGTGGCAGTCATTCCAAGCATCACAAAATCGAATCAGTTGCGGGGTTTTAGATTTGAATACAAAGGTCAAAATCTAAAAGGAAGTGAAGTACATCGTTCAATGTCAATGGGGCGAATTGCAGAAAAAATCGGTTTTGATAGAAATGCTGCTCAAAAACTAGCAAAGGAAAACAGACTAACAATGCTAGGAAAAACCGTAGGTCTATCTCCCAACTTGGCGGCGAGCATCGCAAAAAAGGCAATCAAAATAGGCGTTAAGAAAACAATTGGATTAGGAATGGAAATTTAA